A portion of the Gasterosteus aculeatus chromosome 12, fGasAcu3.hap1.1, whole genome shotgun sequence genome contains these proteins:
- the csnk2a2a gene encoding casein kinase 2, alpha prime polypeptide a: MPGSTPASSKARVYTDVNTQKNREYWDYDAHVPNWSNQDNYQLVRKLGRGKYSEVFEAINVTNNEKVVVKILKPVKKKKIKREIKILENLRGGTNIIRLVDTVKDPVSRTPALVFECINNTDFKELYQKLTDYDIRYYMYELLKALDYCHSMGIMHRDVKPHNVMIDHQMRKLRLIDWGLAEFYHPAQEYNVRVASRYFKGPELLVDYQMYDYSLDMWSLGCMLASMIFLKEPFFHGQDNYDQLVRIAKVLGTDELFGYLHKYHIELDTRFKDLLGQQTRKRWEQFIQSENQHLVSPEALDLLDKLLRYDHQQRLTAAEAMQHPYFYPVVKEQANANTDGTKAISSSNAT; this comes from the exons ATGCCCGGATCCACGCCGGCCAGCAGCAAGGCTCGGGTGTACACCGATGTCAACACACAGAAGAACAGAGAGTACTGGGACTACGACGCACACGTGCCAAACTGGAG CAATCAAGACAACTATCAGCTGGTGCGTAAGTTGGGTCGAGGGAAGTACAGCGAAGTATTCGAGGCCATAAACGTGACCAACAATGAGAAGGTGGTGGTGAAAATCCTCAAG cccgtcaagaagaagaagatcaaaCGCGAAATCAAAATTCTTGAAAACCTGCGCGGGGGGACCAACATCATCCGCCTGGTGGACACGGTGAAAGACCCGGTG TCGAGGACACCAGCGCTCGTCTTTGAGTGCATCAATAACacagattttaag GAGCTTTACCAGAAGCTGACCGACTACGACATCCGTTACTACATGTATGAGCTGCTCAAG gctctGGACTACTGCCACAGTATGGGCATCATGCACCGCGACGTGAAGCCCCACAACGTGATGATTGACCACCAGATGAGAAAG CTGCGTCTCATAGATTGGGGTTTGGCAGAGTTCTACCATCCCGCTCAGGAATACAACGTCCGGGTGGCCTCCCGCTATTTCAAAGGCCCTGAGCTGCTAGTGGACTATCAG ATGTATGACTATAGTTTGGACATGTGGAGTCTAGGCTGCATGTTGGCCAGCATGATCTTTCTGAAGGAGCCGTTTTTTCACGGCCAGGACAACTACGACCAG CTGGTCCGCATCGCTAAGGTTCTGGGCACAGACGAGCTCTTCGGTTACCTGCACAAATACCACATAGAACTGGACACTCGCTTCAAAGACCTGCTGGGACA GCAGACGAGGAAGCGCTGGGAGCAGTTCATCCAGTCAGAGAACCAGCACCTGGTGAGTCCGGAGGCTCTGGACCTTCTGGACAAGCTGCTCCGCTACGACCACCAGCAGAGGCTGACGGCGGCCGAGGCCATGCAGCACCCGTACTTCT atCCCGTGGTGAAGGAACAGGCGAACGCCAACACAGACGGCACAAAGGCCATAAGCAGCTCCAATGCGACATGA
- the kiaa0895l gene encoding microtubule-associated tyrosine carboxypeptidase 1 isoform X1 produces MVLDSGEVIMDQLEVERVGGSRDPPDPDVRASKRGDGASKEKVPHNGLPAQTRGGQAAQRRPSLSSSRRGGDTPRPPLRRPLSLEITPQRLRWSPEQLANGRVMQPPWRSGSAAPSAPARGPSSLAAGGWMRRSESTRSVNCSPALPVGGGRMRPATSLPHIARREVGRTPAPPSRPCLLVALRPLNLEQEKQTFFQSNYEYEPQFEYSQPEPRSVLEKYQEGSGLFLQQAVGIMECVLKKFGSYENFEEVTGGSVLPKSQVWAAVRKYLQKEGCVGEVVVRLSDELLSQAVMVVESCRPTLTINLAGARQHWLEGMLRHEIGTHYLRGVNNNLQPWATAEGRKRFGLKPANPTEEGLASLHSVLLRRQPYLWRAALLYYTVYHATSMSFSRLFGHIARFVQDPDVRWEYCLRAKRGQTDTSRPGCFSKDQVYLDGILRILRHRRNIDFKMLTSLGKVSFEDVEMLRPLVVLPRTRIPHFMRDQGRYLQHLDHIVTTNDLDDSALQHLLP; encoded by the exons ATGGTGTTGGACTCGGGTGAAGTCATCATGGATCAGCTCGAGGTTGAACGTGTCGGGGGCAGCAGGGACCCGCCGGATCCAGATGTGCGGGCGTCCAAGAGGGGCGACGGTGCCTCGAAGGAGAAGGTGCCCCACAACGGACTTCCGGCCCAGACGCGCGGCGGCCAGGCGGCACAGAGGAGGCCGTCGTTGTCGTCCTCCCGGAGAGGCGGAGACACGCCGAGGCCGCCGCTGCGTCGCCCGCTCAGCCTGGAGATAACGCCCCAGCGCCTGCGATGGTCTCCTGAGCAGTTGGCCAACGGGCGCGTGATGCAGCCGCCCTGGCGGAGCGGCTCGGCCGCCCCGTCGGCCCCGGCCCGCGGCCCGAGCAGCCTCGCCGCCGGCGGCTGGATGCGCCGGAGCGAGAGCACCCGCTCCGTTAACTGCTCCCCGGCGCTCCCGGTCGGCGGGGGCCGGATGAGGCCCGCCACCTCGCTGCCGCACATAGCGAGGAGGGAGGTCGGCCGGACGCCGGCTCCGCCCTCCAGGCCGTGTCTGCTGGTCGCCCTCAGGCCTTTGAACctggagcaggagaagcagactTTCTTCCAGTCCAACTACGAGTACGAGCCTCAGTTTGAGTACTCGCAGCCAGAGCCCAGGAGCGTGTTGGAGAAGTACCAAGAGGGTTCAGGCCTCTTCCTGCAACAG GCGGTGGGAATCATGGAGTGCGTCCTGAAGAAGTTCGGCTCCTATGAGAACTTCGAGGAGGTGACTGGCGGCAGCGTCCTCCCCAAGAGTCAAGTCTGGGCCGCCGTGCGCAAATACCTGCAGAAGGAAGGCTGCGTGGGAGAG GTGGTTGTGCGGCTGTCGGACGAGCTGCTGTCCCAGGCGGTGATGGTGGTGGAGAGCTGCCGTCCCACGCTGACCATCAACCTGGCCGGAGCGCGGCAGCACTGGCTGGAGGGGATGCTGCGACACGAGATCG GGACGCATTACCTCCGAGGGGTGAACAACAACCTGCAGCCGTGGGCCACCGCCGAGGGCAGGAAGCGCTTCGGCCTCAAACCCGCCAACCCCACGGAGGAGGGCCTGGCCAGCCTGCACAGCGTGCTGCTACGGAGACAGCCCTACCTGTGGCGCGCGGCGCTGCTGTACTACACGGTGTACCACGCCACCAGCATGAGCTTCAGCCGGCTCTTCGGCCACATCGCTCGCTTCGTCCAGGACCCGGACGTCCGCTGGGAGTACTGCCTGAGGGCCAAGCGGGGGCAGACGGACACCTCGCGGCCAG GTTGCTTCAGTAAAGACCAGGTTTATCTGGACGGGATCCTCCGAATCCTCCGACACCGAAGGAACATCGACTTCAAGATGTTGACGTCTTTAGGGAAG GTGTCTTTTGAAGACGTGGAGATGTTGCGTCCTCTGGTGGTCCTCCCGCGGACCAGAATCCCCCACTTCATGCGAGATCAGGGGCGCTACCTGCAGCACCTGGATCACATCGTCACCACCAACGACCTGGACGACTCGGCGCTGCAACACCTGCtgccctga
- the kiaa0895l gene encoding microtubule-associated tyrosine carboxypeptidase 1 isoform X2, producing the protein MVLDSGEVIMDQLEVERVGGSRDPPDPDVRASKRGDGASKEKVPHNGLPAQTRGGQAAQRRPPLRRPLSLEITPQRLRWSPEQLANGRVMQPPWRSGSAAPSAPARGPSSLAAGGWMRRSESTRSVNCSPALPVGGGRMRPATSLPHIARREVGRTPAPPSRPCLLVALRPLNLEQEKQTFFQSNYEYEPQFEYSQPEPRSVLEKYQEGSGLFLQQAVGIMECVLKKFGSYENFEEVTGGSVLPKSQVWAAVRKYLQKEGCVGEVVVRLSDELLSQAVMVVESCRPTLTINLAGARQHWLEGMLRHEIGTHYLRGVNNNLQPWATAEGRKRFGLKPANPTEEGLASLHSVLLRRQPYLWRAALLYYTVYHATSMSFSRLFGHIARFVQDPDVRWEYCLRAKRGQTDTSRPGCFSKDQVYLDGILRILRHRRNIDFKMLTSLGKVSFEDVEMLRPLVVLPRTRIPHFMRDQGRYLQHLDHIVTTNDLDDSALQHLLP; encoded by the exons ATGGTGTTGGACTCGGGTGAAGTCATCATGGATCAGCTCGAGGTTGAACGTGTCGGGGGCAGCAGGGACCCGCCGGATCCAGATGTGCGGGCGTCCAAGAGGGGCGACGGTGCCTCGAAGGAGAAGGTGCCCCACAACGGACTTCCGGCCCAGACGCGCGGCGGCCAGGCGGCACAGAGGAG GCCGCCGCTGCGTCGCCCGCTCAGCCTGGAGATAACGCCCCAGCGCCTGCGATGGTCTCCTGAGCAGTTGGCCAACGGGCGCGTGATGCAGCCGCCCTGGCGGAGCGGCTCGGCCGCCCCGTCGGCCCCGGCCCGCGGCCCGAGCAGCCTCGCCGCCGGCGGCTGGATGCGCCGGAGCGAGAGCACCCGCTCCGTTAACTGCTCCCCGGCGCTCCCGGTCGGCGGGGGCCGGATGAGGCCCGCCACCTCGCTGCCGCACATAGCGAGGAGGGAGGTCGGCCGGACGCCGGCTCCGCCCTCCAGGCCGTGTCTGCTGGTCGCCCTCAGGCCTTTGAACctggagcaggagaagcagactTTCTTCCAGTCCAACTACGAGTACGAGCCTCAGTTTGAGTACTCGCAGCCAGAGCCCAGGAGCGTGTTGGAGAAGTACCAAGAGGGTTCAGGCCTCTTCCTGCAACAG GCGGTGGGAATCATGGAGTGCGTCCTGAAGAAGTTCGGCTCCTATGAGAACTTCGAGGAGGTGACTGGCGGCAGCGTCCTCCCCAAGAGTCAAGTCTGGGCCGCCGTGCGCAAATACCTGCAGAAGGAAGGCTGCGTGGGAGAG GTGGTTGTGCGGCTGTCGGACGAGCTGCTGTCCCAGGCGGTGATGGTGGTGGAGAGCTGCCGTCCCACGCTGACCATCAACCTGGCCGGAGCGCGGCAGCACTGGCTGGAGGGGATGCTGCGACACGAGATCG GGACGCATTACCTCCGAGGGGTGAACAACAACCTGCAGCCGTGGGCCACCGCCGAGGGCAGGAAGCGCTTCGGCCTCAAACCCGCCAACCCCACGGAGGAGGGCCTGGCCAGCCTGCACAGCGTGCTGCTACGGAGACAGCCCTACCTGTGGCGCGCGGCGCTGCTGTACTACACGGTGTACCACGCCACCAGCATGAGCTTCAGCCGGCTCTTCGGCCACATCGCTCGCTTCGTCCAGGACCCGGACGTCCGCTGGGAGTACTGCCTGAGGGCCAAGCGGGGGCAGACGGACACCTCGCGGCCAG GTTGCTTCAGTAAAGACCAGGTTTATCTGGACGGGATCCTCCGAATCCTCCGACACCGAAGGAACATCGACTTCAAGATGTTGACGTCTTTAGGGAAG GTGTCTTTTGAAGACGTGGAGATGTTGCGTCCTCTGGTGGTCCTCCCGCGGACCAGAATCCCCCACTTCATGCGAGATCAGGGGCGCTACCTGCAGCACCTGGATCACATCGTCACCACCAACGACCTGGACGACTCGGCGCTGCAACACCTGCtgccctga